DNA sequence from the Cydia fagiglandana chromosome 12, ilCydFagi1.1, whole genome shotgun sequence genome:
AACTAGACAGCAGGATGTGGCCTAGGTATTTAACCTCGTAGACTCTCCGCAGTTGAACTCCATCAAGTAACAGTGGCGGTACGCTCAACGGCATATTTGCCGCTTCCATGACCATAAACTCTGACTTGTCCGGATTATACTTCATGTTGTGCTGACTGGCGTATTTTCCGCATTCCGCAAGTAAGTCTCGCATAGCGGCTACTGATGGAGCAAGCAGGACCATATCATCGGCATACGCTAGGTGGTTGGCCATTATGCCGTTGATGGAGCAGCCGACCCCGGTTTTAGTCAAGGCCTGTGAGAGCCCATCCATGAAGACACTGAAGAGTGCTGGTGACATGCTGCCCCTAATCTAATCTctcaccccgattgattaaggttctacctacctacctaccttacctacctacctacctacctacctacctacctacctaccttacctacctacctacctaccttacctacctacctacctacctacctacctacctacctacctaccttacctacctacctacctacctacctacctacctacctacctacctacctacctacctacctacctacttacctacctaccttacctaccttacctacctacctacctacctacctacctacctgcctacctacctacttacctacctacctacctacctacctacctacctacctacctacctacctacctacctaccttacctacctacctacctacctacctacctacctacctacctacctacctacctacctacctacctaccttacctacctaccttacctacctacctacctacctacctataccttacctttatatgaacaataccttaccttaattgaccgtcaccttaaaatgtttatttcctttcggtactttaattctactacgctgccattaaattaaaacgttgttaccgatcactaaataataagtacacatggctctgtaatagtacattactacagaggccgggacaaaaggggttgccggccgaagacatatagacggccgagcgaagcgaggccggataggtctgagcgcgggcaaccccatttcccgccgaggtatgtatagtgcttttctcaaacatgcaatgaaataaataaaataaaaaaatccacgaaacccaagtatTATTTctagaaaaaactaaaactacacccaaaatataaccaacacgtacctatatcattatcacgcgtatgttttacacgagtcgtgtatttttactacctacccgtatattttcatgtatctttgattttttcgccttgtatccgtctgactgtcgttttcgtcacataagtttacatagtctttcatattgatatcacgttacacatacatcgttgctttatgcatggagtaaataagtataatttccacagtgttgacgaatttgtagttacattcatttaaaatatgctacaaaactgtttctaataaactgtaagccatttttcttagtttatcaaataatgaaattgccataagcaacctacatacttcgtctttgacttggcggcagagcagcaagttatttaaaatcaattctgcttacgctgccaattccaacacctacgattacaataaatttcattatttcgtcggaactcatattaaagtaaaaaaatcaacaacgcactataaatccaataaaacagaatgaaaatttttcaactttacctccataaataaaaaaataactacgcgtgtttgagtagacctttttaccgctaacgtttagatgaaatattttaaatgtttttatttgtgtagttaaatttataatttaaaattataaaatttagttaataatgtattatatattaagttcatgttggttttatacaaataaaactgctaattatagcaaacattgttttttgttttttttttataggggtagtggcagtgtcattacgaaccataaagccaatactgcctctagttttttttttatggatgaatgccacgatgctgtgtcacaaatatctgtgaaatgaaaattaaaaaagaggactttgccggcctaggcctgcaagatttgtatgaaattccattaaataccttttgtcctagccgcacctgaaacgtcatacttcgcagcctattataaggaacataacatcaatatttcattgcatgtttgagaaaaaataataattctaaatataatgatcagaaacacgtaatgcaaaaaatatatacatatacaataaaaactataaaaacgtgacccttgcacggtatggttaaaatactgccatcataagatccttatactgtgacccgtttgctatcgccgccgcgcacagcgcgcgctcacgtgctcgtcgagcggttcgggacgcgcgggcggggcttcacggtttgccgcgcacctcaccccctcagattcgttgatgagtcgaatcatatcgccttaaATAGATTAAACTACGATCCTCTAAGTGTggctttattattttacttacacAACTTACAATGAATAAAGTTTTCCTTGTCGTCAAAATGGAAGTCGATTCTTGATTCTAGCAACA
Encoded proteins:
- the LOC134669393 gene encoding uncharacterized protein LOC134669393, with protein sequence MSPALFSVFMDGLSQALTKTGVGCSINGIMANHLAYADDMVLLAPSVAAMRDLLAECGKYASQHNMKYNPDKSEFMVMEAANMPLSVPPLLLDGVQLRRVYEVKYLGHILLSSLKDHRDIERQRRAIAVRANMLARRFAKCSDDVKRQLFLSFCTCVYTVELWSDYTCAAVGDMRVQYNNAWRAGGRGARRAGARC